A genome region from Pieris brassicae chromosome W, ilPieBrab1.1, whole genome shotgun sequence includes the following:
- the LOC123718310 gene encoding uncharacterized protein LOC123718310, which translates to MEDLKKSLRDVSEMVSTRMEEFQQRLIAAQNRSPSLEQTPLAREFEAFKSSVLFCLENLQSQMAILFRVQDEQEMRSRRKCLLLHGVNEAKDESPASIANMISILLKCPNVTEQCLTRCHRVGLRSNEKPRPILLKFREHADKLRIWAAKTSLKGTGITLSEFLTKTRHSLFMEARKRFGVSKCWTQDGRVQVIGADGKLRRISSLKELGSVPGSIPSSSAADDAKRTRDMTRNKKVPRKGH; encoded by the coding sequence ATGGAGGATCTTAAAAAGTCTTTAAGGGATGTATCCGAAATGGTGTCTACCAGAATGGAGGAGTTCCAGCAGCGCCTTATTGCAGCTCAGAATAGGTCCCCATCGCTGGAACAAACTCCACTTGCTAGGGAGTTTGAAGCATTTAAAAGTTCTGTTCTATTCTGCCTAGAGAATCTCCAGTCTCAGATGGCGATTCTATTTAGAGTGCAGGATGAGCAAGAGATGCGTAGTAGGCGAAAGTGTCTGTTGCTGCATGGAGTAAATGAAGCGAAGGATGAAAGCCCGGCCTCCATTGCAAATATGATATCCATCCTTTTAAAGTGTCCAAATGTCACGGAGCAGTGCCTTACCCGTTGCCATCGAGTAGGATTAAGATCCAATGAAAAGCCTAGgcctatattattaaagtttcgtGAACATGCCGATAAGTTAAGGATCTGGGCTGCCAAGACTAGCCTTAAAGGCACTGGTATAACCTTGTCTGAGTTCCTAACAAAAACAAGGCACTCACTATTTATGGAGGCGAGAAAGCGGTTTGGTGTCTCAAAATGTTGGACCCAGGATGGACGTGTACAAGTGATTGGGGCTGATGGGAAACTTCGCCGCATCTCTTCGTTGAAGGAACTTGGTTCAGTCCCGGGCAGCATCCCGTCATCGTCCGCAGCTGATGATGCAAAGCGAACAAGAGACATGACCCGTAATAAGAAGGTTCCAAGGAAGGGTCATTAA